In Candidatus Binatia bacterium, the genomic window CTGCGTGCTGAGAATTTTTTCGGCCTGCTCGCGCAGAACGAATTTGGTGACTTTGCCCGAAGCGTTCACGGGAAGCTCGTCCACGATCTGGATGTATCGGGGCACCTTGTAGTTGGCCATATTCTCCCGGCTCCAGTCGCGGACAATGTCGGCCGAGACCTCTTTGTCGGGCGCGGCCACAAGAAAGGCCATGCCGACCTCGCCCATCCGTTCGTCGGGAACGCCGATCACCGCGACCTGTGCGGCATAACCGCTATCGTAGAGCGCATTTTCAATCTCGGCCGGGTAACAGTTAAACCCGCCCATGATGAACATATCCTTGATCCGGTCGGTGATGCGCAGGTTGAAGTCGGCGTCAGCGACCGCGATGTCCCCGGTGTGGAGGAAGCCATCTTTGTCGATGGTTTTCTCGGTCTCTTCGGGGTTGGCGAAATACCCGCGCATGACGTTATAGCCGCGCACGATCACTTCGCCGGGTTCGCCGGCGGGAACGTCGCGACCTTCGCTGTCGACCAGTCGGACTTCGACGCCGTCGATCGGTCGTCCCGAGGTGGTCGCAATGGTTTCGGCGGCATCTCCCTCGCGACACATGCTGACGATCCCGCAGGTTTCGGTCAGGCCGTATCCGGTAATAACCGTCTCGAAGCCGAGATCCTGGCGCATCTGGTTGATCAACTCGACCGGAATGGCAGCCGCTCCCGTGACGGCGAGTCGGAGCGAGGAGATATCGTGCCTTGCCAGATCGGGGTGGCTGAGGATGCTTTGGTAGATGGTCGGTGGTCCCGGCAACATGGTGATACGATCGGGTTCGATCCGCCGCAGGACTTCTTCAACGTCAAATGTGATTTGTGGAAGGATCGTCGCCCCGCGAAGAATCGCTGACAGCCAGCCGGCCTTGTAGCCAAAGGCATGGAAGAAAGGATTGATGATCAGATAGCGATCGCCTTCGCGCAGGCCCACGCAGCCCGACCACGCCTCGAAGGCCCGCAGGTTCTGACCGTGAGCGCTCATCACGCCCTTGGGTTTTCCGGTCGTCCCCGAGGTGAAGAGAATATCCGAGAGGTCGTCGGGACCGATGGCCGCAATCTGTTCGTGAATGGTCTCGGCCGTAACGTCGTTGCTCGTGTCCAGAAAATCCTCCCAGGTATCAGCGCCGTCAGAGCGGCCACGGAAGGTGATCACCTTCTCGAGGGAGGGTACGTCCTGTTTGCGAATCTCGGTGGCATAGTCGACACCGAGGAAGTCACTGACCGTGCAGAGCATTTTTGCGCCACTATTTTGTAGAACGTAAGCGGCTTCGCCTGCCTTGAGTCGGGTATTCAGCGGGACGAGAACGCCTCCAGCGGATTGCAGGCCGATCGCTGCGAGGATCCATTCGGAATAATTCGGAGCCCAGATGGCCGCACGGTCGCCGGCTTGCAGGCCGGCTGCGCGGAAGGCTCGACCAGCTCGCAAGCTGCCTTGGGCGAGTTCACGAAAGCTCAGGCGGATGTCGCCATCTTCGATCGCCGAGGCGTCGCCGAAGCGGTCGCCGGCGCTTTGTACCAATGCGGGAATGCTGTGTTCCATCGATTTATTTCCTGTCGGGGAAGGTTGTGTCCGGTTTCGATAATTGAGTCCTTCAGACTTAGCGAAGGACACCGAGATGGGCGAACCATTCCTGAACATGGTTTGCCCGGCCACTTCATCTCATGGTCGAATTGTCCTGAGCAAGGGCCGGGATCGGCCAGGTTTCGATTTCGGGTATTGGTTGCGTAAAGAGCCTCGCCTCGGCGGCGGCCGCGAGATCGAGTCGCCGGAAGAAAACTTCGAGCTCGTCCATCCATCCCGGAATCTCGAGTCCGGCAAAGCAGGGGGGCACGTCAGCCAGTCGTTGGCGAGCTTTGTCCCATTGCCCCTGACAACCGCGAGGGTTGCCGCGACGAAGGTGCTCGAGAGACACGACGATATGGAGCAGGCCCTGCAAATGCCTCCGCCGTTTGCCTTCGGCTTCGCGCCAGAGATCTTCGAGGGACTCGTGGGCCTCGAACCATTGCCGGCTCCGGATGAGGTCGAGAGCGTCTGCCATCACACCGCAGACTGTACAGGTTTTGTGACCGCCGGCAGAGCGCGATGGCAGGGTGTTTTGAGCGGGGCTGGTTTTTTCGTTGCGACCCAGCTATAGTTGAAATGCAAGTACGCACCGAGACACAATGTCTTGAAGCGTGACGGCGACAACAGCACCTCTCGATCAACGACCGAGGTCGCGCCGTTTCTCTAGAATCTTTCCCGTTCCTGTTGTGTGGGTCAGAACCAGAGGCCGTAAAGGTTCCAAGAGGGAATCTCTGCGGCGGAGATCCACATTGTCAACGAAGAAAAAGGAAATTGCGAAGCCCGAGCTGGGCTTTGCCGGGTTTGAGTTGCATGCGTCCCTCAACAAGGGACTTCGCGAGGCCGGGTTTCTCGATCCGCGCCCCATTCAGGAAAAGACGATTCCGGCAGGAATGGAAGGACGAGACGTGCTGGGGCTGGCGCAAACTGGAACCGGCAAAACCGCAGCTTTTGCCTTGCCGATTCTGGACCAGAGGATTCGGAACCAGAGCAAGGGCCCAACGGCTCTGATCCTGGCACCGACCCGTGAGCTGGCCAATCAAATTGATGCCGAGATCCGCACGCTCGCCAAGTTCACCTCGATGCGCACGGTCACGGTATTCGGTGGCAAGTCCATCAAGATGCAGGCGCAAGCCTTGCGGCGACATCCCGAGATTATCGTGGGCTGCCCGGGGCGCGTTCTTGACCTGCTCAAACAGGGGGAATTGGATCTCGGACGCATCAAGACCGTGGTGCTGGATGAAGCGGACCATATGTTCGATATGGGCTTCCTGCCCGATGTGAAACGCATTCTTTCGGCCTGTCCCGATGAACGCCAGAACCTTCTGTTCTCGGCGACCATGCCCAAGGAGATCCGCCATCTGGCGGATCGGATGTTGCTGAATCCACAAGTGGTCGAGTTGGCGCATTCCGCTCCGGCCGACCGGATTGAGCATGTTCTGGCGCCGGTGCCGCAGGACCAGAAGCGTGACCTTCTCGAGTCGATTCTCAAGAGCGACGATTGCCAGACCGCGATCGTCTTCACCCGGACCAAGCATCGTGCGCGCCAGATGGCCGTGAAACTCGACAAGCAGGGCCATCGCGCGGTTGCCCTGCAGGGGAATATGTCTCAGGTGCAACGCGACCGTGCGATGGATGGGTTTCGCAAGGGTAAATTCGATATTCTGGTTGCGACCGATATCGCTGCTCGCGGCCTCGATGTGGCGGGAGTTTCCTATGTGATCAACTTCGATCCTCCCAGCACGCCGGAGACTTACACCCATCGGATCGGTCGGACGGGTCGTGCCGAGTTGAGCGGCAAAGCGGTGACTTTTGTGACCCGCGAGGACCGTGATTGGATTCGGGATACGGAGCGCTATCTGAAATCACCGATCGAGCGGCAGCAGTTTGATGGCGTCGATGCGGAGAACCTCGAAGCAGCGCCGTCGAAGCCGGCGGCGGCAGCCAGGCCGAAAAATCCGAACGCTCGAAAATCCTATGGCAAGAAGCCGGCCTTGCAAAAATCCCGTCAGCGAAAGCCTCAGCCAGGTGGTAGCGGGGGCCGTCGCGGTGGACCCGGCCGTGCTCGCGATGGAGCCAGCGCGAAGGCCGGCAATCGCAGCCGAGGCTGAAATTTGCGGGTGCCCTCATGGGCACCCGCAAGGCTCAACCCCGAAAGACCGAGATCTCGGCCGCGTCGGGCCGGTCCGTGTATTCAATCGTGGAGATATGGTGGGACGAGTCGTACTTGCCGCAAGTACGAACGTAGTTGAGGTAGCTCTCGGGGTTGAACAGAGGCCCGACGTTGTCGGCAAAGATCACCGCACCCGGGCGCAGTAATTGGTGTTTCTCTAGAGCCTTCAGATCTTCTTCGTAGAGATCCTTCCAGTGGTCGAGAAAAACCAGATCGAAGGGGCTTGGTAGGGAGGGAATCCTGTCGCCCGAGGCACCGGCAATGATCTCGACCCGATCGGCGAGGCCGGCAAAGGCGACGATATCGCGTGCCCCTTCGACGGATTCGGGGTCGATTTCCACGCAGGTTAATTGCGCTTGCGAGGGCAGGTCGCGTGCGATCAGGATCGCAGAATATCCGCAGTAGCTGCCGAACTCGAGAACGCGTGCCTCCGGCGAAAGTTTCTTCACCTCTTTGGTGAGCAGGGGGCCTTTCTCCGGCCCCACATTCATGAGGAAGAAATGGTCCTCGGCATATTGATCCAGTGTGCTCAGGACCTTCGTGGGGTTCCCCTCTTCGGCGTTGGCCAATACGAAATCGCGCACCTCAAGTGGTTTGCCGAATCCATCTTCCATCTTCGCCATCTGCAGTCTCCTTGTTTGGAATGGATTTTAGCCTTCGACGGGCGGGGTTCCAAGGCACCCCGAGGAATCGAGTTGCTTCGCCTGCCTTCGGACTGCGATATTCCGAGCGTGGAAGTTGGCACCGTCATCCTCGTGATCTTCGTTACTCTGGTGGCGGCGATAGTGCAGACGATAGCGGGCTTCGGATTTTCGCTTTTGGCGGTTCCGGCACTGGCCATTTTCATGGAGCCGGCGCAGGCTGTTCCTCTGTCGGCGATGCTCTCCTTTGTGAATGCCAACCGCGTGGCACAACAAACTCGCGGGGAAACGCCCTGGCGGCTGGTTCTCCTGTTGCTGGTCGGGAGTCTTTTCGGCCTCCCGCTTGGCTTGCAGGTGCTGCTCTACCTTTCACCAGATCTGCTCCGTTTTCTGGTGGGCACGGTGTCTGCATTGATGGCGTTGGCCATCGCGGTCGGTTTTCGCTGGCCCCATTCCGACAGGGCATCGTTCCTCACGGGGTTCGTCTCCGGAATTCTCTCCACCAGTACAGCGATTAACGGACCTCCGATCGTGCTCTATCTGCAGGCCGCCGGTTTGCGGGCGGAAGTTTTTCGCGGTGCACTATCCAATCTTTTTGTGCTCAACGGGATCTTTGCCCTCGGCAGCTTTCTGATCGCCGGCCTGATTGGTTACGATTCGCTGAGATTACTCCTTCTGGGCCTCCCCTTTCTTTTTGTCGGGCATTGGTGCGGGGAGCGCTTGCTGAATCTTCTGGATGCCGAGCGGTTTCGATCGTTCGTTCTTCTCCTTTTGGGAATGGCGAGCACGGCGATTGCCATCGCGGCCCTGCTCCGTGCGGTTCCCTTCTGGTAGGGGGTAGGCGTGGGCGGTGCACTTCAGGGACTGCGGGTTCTCGAACTCGCGGACGAACAGGGCGAGTATGCGGGAAAGTTGCTCGCGGATCTCGGCGCCGAAGTTTGCAAGGTCGAGGCACCCTCGGGCGAATCGAGTCGACGTCTGCAACCACGTTCGGTCGAGGACCCGGCAACCAGTGATTGGTTTCGCTACGCAAATACCTCCAAGCAAAGCCTTCTTCTCGATCTGGAAGACCCCACGGATTGTGACGCGCTTATGGAGCTCTCGCGAAATGTGGATCTGATTCTGGAGACCCGAGGCCCAGGCTTCCTCGAGAGTCATGGACTGAGCTTTGCAAAGCTCCGAGCGGAAAACCCGGGTTTGGTGCTCACCCGGATCAGCGGATTTGGTCAAGACGGCCCTCGTGCTGGCTGGCAGTCTTCCGATCTTGTTGCGACAGCTCTCTCGGGGGCAGCCTATACGACTGGCTGGCCGGATGAACCACCAATGTCGTTGGCGGGCTTTCCCGCCTATATGATGGCCGGCACAGCGGCCGCCAGTGGATCATTGATCGCGCTTCGCGCGGCGAAGATTTCGGGCCACGGAGAATGCGTGGACGTATCTCTTCAGGAAGTGATGGCCTCCGTCTCCCACGTCGTCGGGGCCGGGCGCTACCTGGAGGACGGCGTGATTTCGTGCCGCGAAGGGTCCGGGCTGACCGCATCGGTGCCGTCGGGTGTTTGGCCTGCCCGGGACGGTTCGATCTATCTGACCGTGAACCGTCCCGCCCACTGGAAAGCCCTGGCGCGTTGGGTTGCCGAAACGGGCGGTAGCGAAGCGATCCGGGAGCCGGTTTTCGAGGGCCCTTCCGCCAACCGGCAGGCCTATCGAGAGGTGATCGACACATGGCTGGCCGAGCATTTTGCGCGCATGACGGTTGCGGATTGTTGCGCTTCGGGACAGGAAAGGCATATCGCGATCACGCCCTTGCAGGGTGCGGCACAGGTGGTCGCGGATCCGCATTTACGAGCGCGCGAGTTCTTCGTTCGTCCCGAGGGGAGCTCGCAATCGTTCCCCGGAGCACCCTATCGCCACGCAGCAACGCCGTGGCGGATCGCGAACCTCGCTCCGAATCCGGGTCAGGGCGGGGCGCTCCTTCAGAAGAAATGGCTTTCCATCGAGCGGCCGAGGAAATCTCCCGGGAGTCGGCGTACGGGCACGGTCGGCGCGGTTCCGCGCATAATAAATGAGGGCCGTGACGCGGGTGCTCTCGCCGGATTGCGTGTTCTGGAATTCACCGCGGGAATGGCAGGCCCATGGGCGGGGCGTCTGATGGCTTATCATGGCGCTGAAGTCGTGAAGATCGAGTCCCGGGCAGCGGCTGATGTCACCCGTTTATATATTTCCCCCAAGGCTCCTGATGCCGGTATCAGCGAAGTGCTCTCGCCCTGGTTTACGGATTGGAATGCCGGCAAGAATTTCGTTGGTCTGGATTTGAAAAAGCAGGAGGGTTGCGATTTGGCGCTGCGACTCGCGGCAGAGGCCGATCTCGTAATCGAAAATTTCGTTCCTGGAGCGATGAAACGGCTGGGTCTCGATTTCTCCGCACTGGCGGCCGTCAATCCTCAATTGATCTACCTGGCGACTTCAGGTTTTGGTCAGTCGGGGCCGGCCGCAAATTATGTTTCCTGGGGGCCGAATATCGAGGCTGTCTCGGGGCTCGCTGCGCTTTCGGGGCTCCCGGAGCGTGGCTGTACGATCACGCAGTATGCGTATTCGGATCCGGTGGCGGCCCTGCATGGGCTGGTCGCTGTCATGGCCGCGCTGGAGTATCGTGAGCGGACGGGTGCGGGGCAGTTCATTGACCTCGCACAGGTGGAGACGTGTGTGGCAACGATCGGGGACGTGATGATGGCCGCGCTGGCTGGAGATATGCCCGAGCCAGCCGGCAACCGTCGCGAGAGCGGGGCACCCTACGGAATTTATCCGTGCGCAGGCAAGGACCGTTGGGTTGCGATCACCGTGCGTTCCGATGCCGAGTGGGCAGCATTTTGTCGGGTCGCCGGTCATCCGGAATGGATGGCCGATCGCAGATTTGCGAACCACGAAAATCGTCGGCGGCACGTCGATCGACTCGACGAGATGGTCGCCGGATGGACGTCGGCGCTGCCGGCAGAGGCGTTGATGCAACGCCTTCAGGATGGCGGTGTTGCCGCGGGCGTGGCGCAGCATGTGGAGGATCTCTTGCGGGCCGATCCCCAATTGGCGGCCAGAGACTTCTTTGAGGACATTCAGCATCGCTCGGCAGGAACCGTTCGGGCCAGTCGGCCGGGTTTTCGATTGACCGAAACCGGAGGCAGAACCTCGGATACGGGTCGTGCTATCGGGGCCGATAATATTCGAGTTCTGCAGGATTGGCTGTCGTTTACGGACGAGGACATCGCCCCTTATCTTCGTGCCGGCGTGCTCGAGAATTGAGCGCTCGCCGGCATCTGACGTGAGCAGCCTATTTGTCGGTCTTGCCCATCGCGCCGGCGGCCCGCGCCGTCGCGACCTTGTCGGTGTCCCAACCCAGAATATCCTCGAGGACCCGATCGGAGTGCTCGCCGATGGTCGGTGCCTTGGTCGGGGTCGGGAGCTCCTCATCGATGAACTTCAACGGCGTCGGCAATTGCTCCGCGTCGAGTTGGTCGATGCTGTAGAGCGGAAAGCGATGCTGGAACTGCGGATCGTTTTTCAAGGTTTGCGGAGAGTTTACCGGTGCAATCGGCGTATTCTCGTCGTTGCCGAAGGCGATCCACTCGTCGGAGGTTTTCGTCTTGAAGATATCCCGGAGTTCGTGCTGCAGTTCGCGATTGCCTCGCGCGTGGTCGGCGTACTTCGACCCGGGCCACTTTTCGAAGAGCTCGGGGCGCCCGACGCCATCACAGAA contains:
- a CDS encoding sulfite exporter TauE/SafE family protein, with amino-acid sequence MEVGTVILVIFVTLVAAIVQTIAGFGFSLLAVPALAIFMEPAQAVPLSAMLSFVNANRVAQQTRGETPWRLVLLLLVGSLFGLPLGLQVLLYLSPDLLRFLVGTVSALMALAIAVGFRWPHSDRASFLTGFVSGILSTSTAINGPPIVLYLQAAGLRAEVFRGALSNLFVLNGIFALGSFLIAGLIGYDSLRLLLLGLPFLFVGHWCGERLLNLLDAERFRSFVLLLLGMASTAIAIAALLRAVPFW
- a CDS encoding CoA transferase, whose product is MGGALQGLRVLELADEQGEYAGKLLADLGAEVCKVEAPSGESSRRLQPRSVEDPATSDWFRYANTSKQSLLLDLEDPTDCDALMELSRNVDLILETRGPGFLESHGLSFAKLRAENPGLVLTRISGFGQDGPRAGWQSSDLVATALSGAAYTTGWPDEPPMSLAGFPAYMMAGTAAASGSLIALRAAKISGHGECVDVSLQEVMASVSHVVGAGRYLEDGVISCREGSGLTASVPSGVWPARDGSIYLTVNRPAHWKALARWVAETGGSEAIREPVFEGPSANRQAYREVIDTWLAEHFARMTVADCCASGQERHIAITPLQGAAQVVADPHLRAREFFVRPEGSSQSFPGAPYRHAATPWRIANLAPNPGQGGALLQKKWLSIERPRKSPGSRRTGTVGAVPRIINEGRDAGALAGLRVLEFTAGMAGPWAGRLMAYHGAEVVKIESRAAADVTRLYISPKAPDAGISEVLSPWFTDWNAGKNFVGLDLKKQEGCDLALRLAAEADLVIENFVPGAMKRLGLDFSALAAVNPQLIYLATSGFGQSGPAANYVSWGPNIEAVSGLAALSGLPERGCTITQYAYSDPVAALHGLVAVMAALEYRERTGAGQFIDLAQVETCVATIGDVMMAALAGDMPEPAGNRRESGAPYGIYPCAGKDRWVAITVRSDAEWAAFCRVAGHPEWMADRRFANHENRRRHVDRLDEMVAGWTSALPAEALMQRLQDGGVAAGVAQHVEDLLRADPQLAARDFFEDIQHRSAGTVRASRPGFRLTETGGRTSDTGRAIGADNIRVLQDWLSFTDEDIAPYLRAGVLEN
- a CDS encoding class I SAM-dependent methyltransferase, giving the protein MAKMEDGFGKPLEVRDFVLANAEEGNPTKVLSTLDQYAEDHFFLMNVGPEKGPLLTKEVKKLSPEARVLEFGSYCGYSAILIARDLPSQAQLTCVEIDPESVEGARDIVAFAGLADRVEIIAGASGDRIPSLPSPFDLVFLDHWKDLYEEDLKALEKHQLLRPGAVIFADNVGPLFNPESYLNYVRTCGKYDSSHHISTIEYTDRPDAAEISVFRG
- a CDS encoding DEAD/DEAH box helicase produces the protein MSTKKKEIAKPELGFAGFELHASLNKGLREAGFLDPRPIQEKTIPAGMEGRDVLGLAQTGTGKTAAFALPILDQRIRNQSKGPTALILAPTRELANQIDAEIRTLAKFTSMRTVTVFGGKSIKMQAQALRRHPEIIVGCPGRVLDLLKQGELDLGRIKTVVLDEADHMFDMGFLPDVKRILSACPDERQNLLFSATMPKEIRHLADRMLLNPQVVELAHSAPADRIEHVLAPVPQDQKRDLLESILKSDDCQTAIVFTRTKHRARQMAVKLDKQGHRAVALQGNMSQVQRDRAMDGFRKGKFDILVATDIAARGLDVAGVSYVINFDPPSTPETYTHRIGRTGRAELSGKAVTFVTREDRDWIRDTERYLKSPIERQQFDGVDAENLEAAPSKPAAAARPKNPNARKSYGKKPALQKSRQRKPQPGGSGGRRGGPGRARDGASAKAGNRSRG
- a CDS encoding FadD3 family acyl-CoA ligase; this encodes MEHSIPALVQSAGDRFGDASAIEDGDIRLSFRELAQGSLRAGRAFRAAGLQAGDRAAIWAPNYSEWILAAIGLQSAGGVLVPLNTRLKAGEAAYVLQNSGAKMLCTVSDFLGVDYATEIRKQDVPSLEKVITFRGRSDGADTWEDFLDTSNDVTAETIHEQIAAIGPDDLSDILFTSGTTGKPKGVMSAHGQNLRAFEAWSGCVGLREGDRYLIINPFFHAFGYKAGWLSAILRGATILPQITFDVEEVLRRIEPDRITMLPGPPTIYQSILSHPDLARHDISSLRLAVTGAAAIPVELINQMRQDLGFETVITGYGLTETCGIVSMCREGDAAETIATTSGRPIDGVEVRLVDSEGRDVPAGEPGEVIVRGYNVMRGYFANPEETEKTIDKDGFLHTGDIAVADADFNLRITDRIKDMFIMGGFNCYPAEIENALYDSGYAAQVAVIGVPDERMGEVGMAFLVAAPDKEVSADIVRDWSRENMANYKVPRYIQIVDELPVNASGKVTKFVLREQAEKILSTQE
- a CDS encoding DUF309 domain-containing protein; amino-acid sequence: MADALDLIRSRQWFEAHESLEDLWREAEGKRRRHLQGLLHIVVSLEHLRRGNPRGCQGQWDKARQRLADVPPCFAGLEIPGWMDELEVFFRRLDLAAAAEARLFTQPIPEIETWPIPALAQDNSTMR